One window of Theropithecus gelada isolate Dixy chromosome 4, Tgel_1.0, whole genome shotgun sequence genomic DNA carries:
- the PXT1 gene encoding peroxisomal testis-specific protein 1, whose protein sequence is MSRNPDHNLPSQPKEYSIGQKHHQEEIIHKLAMQLRHIGDSIDHRMVQEDLQQDGIDALDGFVFFFFRRVQVLLHFFWNNHLL, encoded by the exons ATCATAATCTACCTTCTCAGCCCAAGGAGTATAGCATTGGTCAGAAGCATCATCAGGAGGAAATAATTCACAAGTTGGCCATGCAGCTGAGACACATTGGGGACAGTATTGATCATAGGATGGTTCAAGAG GATCTTCAACAGGATGGCATAGATGCACTAGAtggttttgtcttctttttctttagaagagTTCAGGTGTTGTTGCATTTTTTCTGGAACAACCATTTGCTGTAA